The Phoenix dactylifera cultivar Barhee BC4 chromosome 12, palm_55x_up_171113_PBpolish2nd_filt_p, whole genome shotgun sequence genome has a window encoding:
- the LOC103697429 gene encoding LOW QUALITY PROTEIN: probable methyltransferase PMT11 (The sequence of the model RefSeq protein was modified relative to this genomic sequence to represent the inferred CDS: inserted 1 base in 1 codon), giving the protein MKALGYGDLLKSPLFFRISVIVVACVAFFYLGKHWSDGYPQLVFYTNTNTDGSARRPFAPFVAVSPNSNLTVDLAALISAAQTVPPHATPAPAFHSPPPPPPPPPPPPPPPPERFGIVDKNGAMRDDFEVGEFDPDLVERWDDGAARNEMSEGSGGARVGVKKFRLCPATMREYIPCMDNEEAIKKLKSIERGETFERHCPEKGKGLNCLVPALRKYKTPIPWPRSRDEVWYSNVPHTRLVEDKGGQNWITRVKDKFRFPGGGTQFIHGANQYLDQISKMIPDIAFGYHTRVALDVGCXVASFGAFLLSRNVITLSVAPKDVHENQIQFALERGVPAMIAAFATHRLLYPSQAFDLIHCSRCRINWTRDDGILLLEVNRMLRAGGYFAWAAQPVYKHEESQHEAWKEMEDLTARICWELVKKEGYIAIWRKPLNNTCYNKRDSGVQPPLCNAEDDPDNVWYVNLKTCISRLPENGYGANIPPWPARLHEPPQRLRAVQMDADEAKNELFMAESRFWNDIVASYVRAFHWKKLKFRNVMDMRAGFGGFASALIDQQIDSWVMNVVPISEPNTLPVIYDRGLIGVTHDWCEPFDTYPRTYDLLHAFGLFSKEQKRCNISVILLEMDRILRPGGHAYLRDSKFIIVEIQEITEAMGWRTRLWDTAEGPHASRKILICQKRLLRS; this is encoded by the exons ATGAAAGCTCTCGGCTACGGCGATCTCCTCAAGAGCCCGCTCTTTTTTAGGATCTCCGTCATCGTCGTCGCCTGCGTCGCCTTCTTCTACCTCGGCAAGCACTGGTCCGACGGCTACCCCCAGCTCGTCTTCTACACCAACACCAACACGGATGGCAGCGCTCGCCGCCCTTTCGCCCCCTTCGTCGCCGTCTCCCCCAACAGCAACCTCACCGTCGACCTCGCCGCTCTCATCTCCGCCGCCCAGACAGTCCCGCCTCATGCGACTCCGGCCCCTGCTTTCCActcccctcctccgcctcctccgccaccgccgccgcctccgcctccgccgccggAGAGGTTCGGGATCGTGGACAAGAACGGGGCTATGAGGGACGACTTCGAGGTCGGGGAGTTCGATCCGGATCTGGTGGAGAGATGGGACGATGGGGCGGCGAGGAACGAGATGAGCGAGGGGAGTGGCGGGGCTAGGGTCGGGGTCAAGAAGTTTCGTCTATGTCCGGCTACCATGAGGGAGTACATTCCTTGCATGGATAACGAGGAGGCGATCAAGAAGCTGAAGTCGATCGAGAGGGGGGAGACGTTTGAGCGGCATTGTCCTGAGAAGGGGAAGGGTTTGAATTGTTTGGTTCCGGCGCTCAGGAAATACAAGACTCCAATTCCGTGGCCAAGAAGCAGAGATGAG GTATGGTATAGCAATGTACCACATACACGCTTGGTGGAAGATAAGGGAGGGCAAAATTGGATTACAAgggttaaagataaattcagatTTCCTGGCGGTGGAACCCAGTTTATACATGGAGCAAATCAATATTTGGATCAAATTTCTAAG ATGATTCCAGATATTGCATTTGGTTACCATACAAGAGTTGCCCTCGATGTTGGAT GCGTGGCAAGTTTTGGTGCATTTCTGCTTTCACGAAATGTGATTACCTTGTCAGTAGCTCCAAAAGATGTTCATGAAAATCAGATACAATTTGCTCTTGAACGTGGTGTACCTGCAATGATAGCTGCTTTTGCGACACATCGGCTGTTGTATCCAAGCCAGGCATTTGATCTAATACACTGTTCAAGATGTCGAATAAATTGGACCCGTGATG ATGGAATCTTGCTTCTTGAGGTTAACAGGATGCTCAGAGCTGGAGGATATTTTGCCTGGGCAGCACAAccagtttataaacatgaagaGAGCCAACACGAGGCATGGAAAG AGATGGAGGATCTTACAGCTCGGATTTGTTGGGAGCTTGTGAAGAAGGAGGGATATATTGCTATATGGCGGAAGCCTTTAAATAACACATGCTATAACAAGCGAGATTCTGGAGTTCAACCTCCACTATGCAATGCAGAGGATGACCCAGATAATGTTTG GTATGTTAACTTAAAAACATGTATCAGCCGACTTCCTGAGAATGGCTATGGAGCGAATATTCCACCATGGCCTGCTCGCCTGCATGAGCCACCACAAAGGCTTCGAGCTGTTCAAATGGATGCTGATGAAGCAAAAAATGAACTCTTCATGGCAGAATCTAGGTTCTGGAATGACATCGTTGCAAGCTATGTCCGTGCTTTCCACTGGAAAAAATTAAAGTTCCGAAATGTGATGGACATGAGAGCTGGATTTGGAGG GTTTGCATCTGCGCTAATTGATCAACAGATTGATAGCTGGGTGATGAATGTTGTCCCTATTAGCGAACCGAATACATTGCCTGTAATATACGATCGTGGACTTATAGGAGTGACCCATGACTG GTGTGAACCATTTGATACATATCCAAGAACTTATGATCTATTGCATGCATTTGGCCTGTTCTCAAAAGAGCAGAAAAG GTGTAATATATCTGTCATCTTGCTGGAGATGGATCGCATACTGAGGCCTGGTGGGCATGCTTATCTTCGAGATTCAAAATTCATCATTGTTGAGATTCAAGAAATCACAGAGGCCATGGGATGGAGAACTCGGCTGTGGGACACAGCTGAAGGACCACATGCAAGTAGGAAAATACTGATATGCCAGAAAAGGTTGTTGCGATCTTAA
- the LOC103697384 gene encoding protein HESO1 isoform X3 yields MTYYYLSHGDKNGVLERCLIDILSLIKPSETDRISRLNTIRELATFVGSLESLEAGAVVKPFGSFTSNLYSKWGDLDLSVQLSSNFRISTGKNRKKDILRDIMRALRRNGVVHNLQFIPNARVPLLIYESKKHGISCDVSIDNHMGQIKSKILLWIANMDERFRDMVLLTKEWAKAQNINDPKLGTLNSFSLCLLVIFHFQTCEPAILPPLKEIYAGNIVDDISGMRFLTERGIEDVCATNITRFRSQSFRQRNQSSLSELLVSFFEKFSRIETLSSEYAICAYTGRWERIRSNPKWMGKSHSIFIEDPFEQPDNAARAVGSNKLRIISNAFMDAYHKLSSGPTISNRHSLIASLTRPHISSQLGVRTYVQHTANGVRSHQPGIGYSGYATREPIHDQFQNVLRLDRYAPSSSTVPLQGQGALNVQVQRNWRRRHPNR; encoded by the exons ATGACTTATTATTACCTCAGCCATGGTGATAAAAATGGTGTATTGGAGCGTTGTCTCATAGACATCCTTTCTTTAATCAAACCCTCAGAAACTGATCGAATAAGTCGGCTAAATACCATTCGTGAGCTTGCAACCTTTGTTGGATCCCTAGAAAGCTTGGAAG CAGGTGCTGTTGTGAAGCCGTTTGGATCTTTTACTTCAAACCTTTATTCAAAATGGGGTGATCTGGATTTATCTGTTCAACTGTCCAGTAATTTCCGTATTTCTACTGGTAAAAATCGTAAAAAAGATATACTACGGGACATAATGAGAGCTCTGCGTAGGAATG GTGTTGTTCATAATTTGCAGTTCATACCCAATGCTAGAGTTCCTCTGCTTATATATGAAAGCAAGAAGCATGGCATTTCTTGTGATGTCTCCATTGATAACCATATGGGTCAAATCAAGTCCAAAATTCTCCTCTGGATTGCCAATATGGATGAGCGTTTCCGTGACATGGTTTTATTG ACCAAGGAATGGGCCAAAGCACAAAATATCAATGACCCGAAGTTAGGAACTTTAAATTCATTCTCGCTCTGTTTGCTGGTTATCTTCCATTTTCAG ACATGTGAGCCTGCAATTTTGCCACCTCTCAAGGAGATATATGCAGGGAATATTGTTGATGATATTTCAG GAATGAGGTTCCTTACCGAGAGAGGCATTGAAGATGTGTGTGCTACAAACATAACAAGGTTTAGGTCCCAAAGTTTCAGACAGAGAAACCAAAGCTCACTTTCTGAACTCCtcgtttctttttttgaaaag TTCTCTAGAATTGAAACTTTGTCATCAGAGTATGCCATCTGCGCGTATACAGGCCGATGGGAAAGAATCAGGAGCAATCCCAAATGGATGGGGAAATCCCATAGCATTTTT ATAGAAGATCCTTTTGAGCAACCAGATAATGCCGCTAGAGCTGTTGGCTCGAACAAGCTGAGAATAATATCAAATGCATTCATGGATGCTTATCATAAACTTTCGTCTGGTCCAACGATCTCGAACCGGCACTCTCTCATTGCTAGTTTGACAAGGCCTCACATCAGTTCACAGCTAGGGGTAAGAACATATGTTCAACATACAGCCAATGGCGTTCGCAGTCACCAACCTGGGATTGGATACTCAGGCTATGCAACACGTGAGCCAATCCATGATCAATTTCAGAATGTTCTGAGACTGGATAGATACGCGCCATCATCTTCCACTGTTCCATTGCAAGGGCAAGGAGCTCTCAATGTCCAAGTCCAGCGGAATTGGAGGCGACGGCATCCAAACAGATAA
- the LOC120112735 gene encoding uncharacterized protein LOC120112735: MTEPPFVSRERLKKHQQYFQNIHKHTYLKGRYDKITSVAIPLTPAASSIFLIGRGVYNMSLGIGKKE; this comes from the exons ATGACAGAACCACCTTTTGTATCTAGGGAGAGGCTCAAGAAGCATCAGCAATACTTTCAGAACATTCACAAACATACTTACCTGAAAGGACGTTATGATAAAATTACCTCGGTTGCTATCCCCCTTACACCGGCGGCCTCTAGCATATTTCTCATT GGTCGTGGCGTCTACAACATGTCTCTGGGGATAGGGAAGAAAGAATGA
- the LOC103697384 gene encoding protein HESO1 isoform X2 yields the protein MTYYYLSHGDKNGVLERCLIDILSLIKPSETDRISRLNTIRELATFVGSLESLEGAVVKPFGSFTSNLYSKWGDLDLSVQLSSNFRISTGKNRKKDILRDIMRALRRNGVVHNLQFIPNARVPLLIYESKKHGISCDVSIDNHMGQIKSKILLWIANMDERFRDMVLLVCTGYTSGNFLICLALFFPINILLYSMQTKEWAKAQNINDPKLGTLNSFSLCLLVIFHFQTCEPAILPPLKEIYAGNIVDDISGMRFLTERGIEDVCATNITRFRSQSFRQRNQSSLSELLVSFFEKFSRIETLSSEYAICAYTGRWERIRSNPKWMGKSHSIFIEDPFEQPDNAARAVGSNKLRIISNAFMDAYHKLSSGPTISNRHSLIASLTRPHISSQLGVRTYVQHTANGVRSHQPGIGYSGYATREPIHDQFQNVLRLDRYAPSSSTVPLQGQGALNVQVQRNWRRRHPNR from the exons ATGACTTATTATTACCTCAGCCATGGTGATAAAAATGGTGTATTGGAGCGTTGTCTCATAGACATCCTTTCTTTAATCAAACCCTCAGAAACTGATCGAATAAGTCGGCTAAATACCATTCGTGAGCTTGCAACCTTTGTTGGATCCCTAGAAAGCTTGGAAG GTGCTGTTGTGAAGCCGTTTGGATCTTTTACTTCAAACCTTTATTCAAAATGGGGTGATCTGGATTTATCTGTTCAACTGTCCAGTAATTTCCGTATTTCTACTGGTAAAAATCGTAAAAAAGATATACTACGGGACATAATGAGAGCTCTGCGTAGGAATG GTGTTGTTCATAATTTGCAGTTCATACCCAATGCTAGAGTTCCTCTGCTTATATATGAAAGCAAGAAGCATGGCATTTCTTGTGATGTCTCCATTGATAACCATATGGGTCAAATCAAGTCCAAAATTCTCCTCTGGATTGCCAATATGGATGAGCGTTTCCGTGACATGGTTTTATTGGTCTGCACTGGTTATACATCAGGCAACTTTCTGATTTGTTTGGCTTTGTTCTttccaattaatattttattgtaTTCCATGCAGACCAAGGAATGGGCCAAAGCACAAAATATCAATGACCCGAAGTTAGGAACTTTAAATTCATTCTCGCTCTGTTTGCTGGTTATCTTCCATTTTCAG ACATGTGAGCCTGCAATTTTGCCACCTCTCAAGGAGATATATGCAGGGAATATTGTTGATGATATTTCAG GAATGAGGTTCCTTACCGAGAGAGGCATTGAAGATGTGTGTGCTACAAACATAACAAGGTTTAGGTCCCAAAGTTTCAGACAGAGAAACCAAAGCTCACTTTCTGAACTCCtcgtttctttttttgaaaag TTCTCTAGAATTGAAACTTTGTCATCAGAGTATGCCATCTGCGCGTATACAGGCCGATGGGAAAGAATCAGGAGCAATCCCAAATGGATGGGGAAATCCCATAGCATTTTT ATAGAAGATCCTTTTGAGCAACCAGATAATGCCGCTAGAGCTGTTGGCTCGAACAAGCTGAGAATAATATCAAATGCATTCATGGATGCTTATCATAAACTTTCGTCTGGTCCAACGATCTCGAACCGGCACTCTCTCATTGCTAGTTTGACAAGGCCTCACATCAGTTCACAGCTAGGGGTAAGAACATATGTTCAACATACAGCCAATGGCGTTCGCAGTCACCAACCTGGGATTGGATACTCAGGCTATGCAACACGTGAGCCAATCCATGATCAATTTCAGAATGTTCTGAGACTGGATAGATACGCGCCATCATCTTCCACTGTTCCATTGCAAGGGCAAGGAGCTCTCAATGTCCAAGTCCAGCGGAATTGGAGGCGACGGCATCCAAACAGATAA
- the LOC103697384 gene encoding protein HESO1 isoform X1, with translation MTYYYLSHGDKNGVLERCLIDILSLIKPSETDRISRLNTIRELATFVGSLESLEAGAVVKPFGSFTSNLYSKWGDLDLSVQLSSNFRISTGKNRKKDILRDIMRALRRNGVVHNLQFIPNARVPLLIYESKKHGISCDVSIDNHMGQIKSKILLWIANMDERFRDMVLLVCTGYTSGNFLICLALFFPINILLYSMQTKEWAKAQNINDPKLGTLNSFSLCLLVIFHFQTCEPAILPPLKEIYAGNIVDDISGMRFLTERGIEDVCATNITRFRSQSFRQRNQSSLSELLVSFFEKFSRIETLSSEYAICAYTGRWERIRSNPKWMGKSHSIFIEDPFEQPDNAARAVGSNKLRIISNAFMDAYHKLSSGPTISNRHSLIASLTRPHISSQLGVRTYVQHTANGVRSHQPGIGYSGYATREPIHDQFQNVLRLDRYAPSSSTVPLQGQGALNVQVQRNWRRRHPNR, from the exons ATGACTTATTATTACCTCAGCCATGGTGATAAAAATGGTGTATTGGAGCGTTGTCTCATAGACATCCTTTCTTTAATCAAACCCTCAGAAACTGATCGAATAAGTCGGCTAAATACCATTCGTGAGCTTGCAACCTTTGTTGGATCCCTAGAAAGCTTGGAAG CAGGTGCTGTTGTGAAGCCGTTTGGATCTTTTACTTCAAACCTTTATTCAAAATGGGGTGATCTGGATTTATCTGTTCAACTGTCCAGTAATTTCCGTATTTCTACTGGTAAAAATCGTAAAAAAGATATACTACGGGACATAATGAGAGCTCTGCGTAGGAATG GTGTTGTTCATAATTTGCAGTTCATACCCAATGCTAGAGTTCCTCTGCTTATATATGAAAGCAAGAAGCATGGCATTTCTTGTGATGTCTCCATTGATAACCATATGGGTCAAATCAAGTCCAAAATTCTCCTCTGGATTGCCAATATGGATGAGCGTTTCCGTGACATGGTTTTATTGGTCTGCACTGGTTATACATCAGGCAACTTTCTGATTTGTTTGGCTTTGTTCTttccaattaatattttattgtaTTCCATGCAGACCAAGGAATGGGCCAAAGCACAAAATATCAATGACCCGAAGTTAGGAACTTTAAATTCATTCTCGCTCTGTTTGCTGGTTATCTTCCATTTTCAG ACATGTGAGCCTGCAATTTTGCCACCTCTCAAGGAGATATATGCAGGGAATATTGTTGATGATATTTCAG GAATGAGGTTCCTTACCGAGAGAGGCATTGAAGATGTGTGTGCTACAAACATAACAAGGTTTAGGTCCCAAAGTTTCAGACAGAGAAACCAAAGCTCACTTTCTGAACTCCtcgtttctttttttgaaaag TTCTCTAGAATTGAAACTTTGTCATCAGAGTATGCCATCTGCGCGTATACAGGCCGATGGGAAAGAATCAGGAGCAATCCCAAATGGATGGGGAAATCCCATAGCATTTTT ATAGAAGATCCTTTTGAGCAACCAGATAATGCCGCTAGAGCTGTTGGCTCGAACAAGCTGAGAATAATATCAAATGCATTCATGGATGCTTATCATAAACTTTCGTCTGGTCCAACGATCTCGAACCGGCACTCTCTCATTGCTAGTTTGACAAGGCCTCACATCAGTTCACAGCTAGGGGTAAGAACATATGTTCAACATACAGCCAATGGCGTTCGCAGTCACCAACCTGGGATTGGATACTCAGGCTATGCAACACGTGAGCCAATCCATGATCAATTTCAGAATGTTCTGAGACTGGATAGATACGCGCCATCATCTTCCACTGTTCCATTGCAAGGGCAAGGAGCTCTCAATGTCCAAGTCCAGCGGAATTGGAGGCGACGGCATCCAAACAGATAA
- the LOC103697384 gene encoding protein HESO1 isoform X4 has product MTYYYLSHGDKNGVLERCLIDILSLIKPSETDRISRLNTIRELATFVGSLESLEGAVVKPFGSFTSNLYSKWGDLDLSVQLSSNFRISTGKNRKKDILRDIMRALRRNGVVHNLQFIPNARVPLLIYESKKHGISCDVSIDNHMGQIKSKILLWIANMDERFRDMVLLTKEWAKAQNINDPKLGTLNSFSLCLLVIFHFQTCEPAILPPLKEIYAGNIVDDISGMRFLTERGIEDVCATNITRFRSQSFRQRNQSSLSELLVSFFEKFSRIETLSSEYAICAYTGRWERIRSNPKWMGKSHSIFIEDPFEQPDNAARAVGSNKLRIISNAFMDAYHKLSSGPTISNRHSLIASLTRPHISSQLGVRTYVQHTANGVRSHQPGIGYSGYATREPIHDQFQNVLRLDRYAPSSSTVPLQGQGALNVQVQRNWRRRHPNR; this is encoded by the exons ATGACTTATTATTACCTCAGCCATGGTGATAAAAATGGTGTATTGGAGCGTTGTCTCATAGACATCCTTTCTTTAATCAAACCCTCAGAAACTGATCGAATAAGTCGGCTAAATACCATTCGTGAGCTTGCAACCTTTGTTGGATCCCTAGAAAGCTTGGAAG GTGCTGTTGTGAAGCCGTTTGGATCTTTTACTTCAAACCTTTATTCAAAATGGGGTGATCTGGATTTATCTGTTCAACTGTCCAGTAATTTCCGTATTTCTACTGGTAAAAATCGTAAAAAAGATATACTACGGGACATAATGAGAGCTCTGCGTAGGAATG GTGTTGTTCATAATTTGCAGTTCATACCCAATGCTAGAGTTCCTCTGCTTATATATGAAAGCAAGAAGCATGGCATTTCTTGTGATGTCTCCATTGATAACCATATGGGTCAAATCAAGTCCAAAATTCTCCTCTGGATTGCCAATATGGATGAGCGTTTCCGTGACATGGTTTTATTG ACCAAGGAATGGGCCAAAGCACAAAATATCAATGACCCGAAGTTAGGAACTTTAAATTCATTCTCGCTCTGTTTGCTGGTTATCTTCCATTTTCAG ACATGTGAGCCTGCAATTTTGCCACCTCTCAAGGAGATATATGCAGGGAATATTGTTGATGATATTTCAG GAATGAGGTTCCTTACCGAGAGAGGCATTGAAGATGTGTGTGCTACAAACATAACAAGGTTTAGGTCCCAAAGTTTCAGACAGAGAAACCAAAGCTCACTTTCTGAACTCCtcgtttctttttttgaaaag TTCTCTAGAATTGAAACTTTGTCATCAGAGTATGCCATCTGCGCGTATACAGGCCGATGGGAAAGAATCAGGAGCAATCCCAAATGGATGGGGAAATCCCATAGCATTTTT ATAGAAGATCCTTTTGAGCAACCAGATAATGCCGCTAGAGCTGTTGGCTCGAACAAGCTGAGAATAATATCAAATGCATTCATGGATGCTTATCATAAACTTTCGTCTGGTCCAACGATCTCGAACCGGCACTCTCTCATTGCTAGTTTGACAAGGCCTCACATCAGTTCACAGCTAGGGGTAAGAACATATGTTCAACATACAGCCAATGGCGTTCGCAGTCACCAACCTGGGATTGGATACTCAGGCTATGCAACACGTGAGCCAATCCATGATCAATTTCAGAATGTTCTGAGACTGGATAGATACGCGCCATCATCTTCCACTGTTCCATTGCAAGGGCAAGGAGCTCTCAATGTCCAAGTCCAGCGGAATTGGAGGCGACGGCATCCAAACAGATAA